Within bacterium, the genomic segment GCGAGTGGGCACGGATTTCACGATCAAGCTTTCCGCGGAAATAGAGGCCATCGCGTACGCGGTGGACAACGGCGCGGACGTAATCAACATGAGCTTCGGCGGTGCGCCGGGCGGAAATACCGAACGCGACGCGGTGCGCGCGGCCTGGAATGCCGGGCTGGTGCTGGTCGCCGCGGGCGGCAACGTGGGCGCGGGCGCGGCGGGCGGCGCGATAGACTGGCCGGCGGCGATAGACGAATGCATCGCGGTGGGCGCGACGACGGTTTTCCCCAGCCGCTATCCGGAAGCGGGAACTCCCCCAATCGAAGAAACGATTGCGGATTACTCCAAGCAGGGGCCGGAAGTCGAGCTTTGCGCGCCTGGAACCGCGCTTGTCACGACCGGAAAGGGCGGCGCCTACACGCAAATCGGAAACAACTCGTTCACGGGCACAAGCGGCGCCAGCCCACTGGTCGCGGGACTCGCCGCGCTTATCAAGAGCCTCGATCCCGACGTTTCGAACGCGGAAATCCGCACGCTCATGCAGGAATCTGCGGTGGATTTGGGCCTCGCGGGAAGAGACGAGATTTACGGATTCGGGCGCGTGGATTTCGCGGCCGCGCTTGGGGGCGCGTCCGAGGCGGTGTCCGGAGATGCGAACGGCGACGGCGTCGTGAACGACGCGGACGTGGACGAGGTCGTCCGGTTGTTCGGCGCGCGCATAGGCGAGGCGCGCTACGCGGGCCGCACCGACACCAACCGCGACGGCGTGGTTGACGAACTGGACTTGTTTGCGATTGGCAGCAACTACGGAATTACCGTCGGCTGATTCCCGGCGGATGAGCCCTCCAACCTTGTGAATCGGAGTCAATAGCGCATTTTAGCGCCTGACGCGCGGAATGACATTGCCGTAACCGACTCCCCGTGATAAGCTCGCACGCCCGTATGATTGATTCCGGGCGGAGGAATTCATGAGGAACATACTCGCGATTTTTTCGCGCTCGCCGCTCGGCCCGCTGCACGAGATGATGGCCGAGATCGAGAAGGTGATGGAGGCGGTACCGGGGCTTCTTGACGCGGTCGCGCGGGGCGACGCCGCCGGCACCAAGGAAATCGCCAAGGGGATCATGCACGACGAGCACCAGATAGACCTTCTCAAAGACGAGATACGCGCCAACCTGCCCAAGTCGTTGTTCCTGCCGTTCGACCGCAAGGACTTCCTGAAGCTTTTGCACGAAATAGACGGGATTCCCGACGACGTGGAGGATCTTGCCGCGCTGTTCACGCTGCGCGAAATGGCGATGCCGGAAGGGCTTGAGGAGGCGATCCGCGCGGTCTGGACGCGTGCGCATGAAACCTTCGGCTATTGCAAGGAGATGATCGAAAATCTCGACGATCTGATTGCCGCCGGCTTTCACGGCCCCAAGGCGGACGAATTCATCGCGCTCATAGACAAGGTGAACACCTGCGAGTGGGAGACCGACAAGCGCGCGTTCAAGGCGACGCAGGCGCTTCTCGCTCTCGAAGGAAAGGAAAGCCCGATCGCGATAGTGATGTGGATGAAAATTATCGGCGAAATGTCGGACATCGCGGACCGCTGCGAAGGGCTGTCCAAAACGATTCGGCTGATGCTTGCAGTGTAGGACGGGAGCAAAGGGGAGATGGTCGAAACCTGGATAATCGTCGCGGCCGCCGTATTCGGGTTGTACATGGCCTGGAGCGTGGGCGCGAACGACGTGGCGAACGCGATGGGCACGTCGGTGGGCAGCCACGCGCTCAGCTACCGCAACGCGATAATCCTCGCGGGGATTTTCGATTTCCTCGGCGCGGTGCTGGTCGGCGGGCACGTGACGAAAACGGTTTCGAAAAACATTATCAGCCTTGACGCGATCCCCGACCTCGACATACTCGTGCTGGGAATGCTGGCAGCGCTGTTCGGCGCCGCGGTTTGGCTGCACTTCGCTTCCAGGCTCGGATTGCCGGTATCCACCTCGCACAGCATCGTCGGCGCGATCCTGGGATTCGGCGTCGTCGCGGGCGGCTTCGGCGCGGTCAACTGGCACAAGTCTCTGGAAATTTTCGCGAGCTGGATTATCAGCCCGCTTCTTGGCGCTCTGATTAGTTTCTTTTTGTTCTGGTTTCTTTTGCGCCGCGTGATCGCGACCGAAAATCCGGTTCGCGCGATCAAGCGCATCGCGCCTTACCTCGTTTTCTTGGTCGGATTCATCCTTTCGCTTTCGATTATTTACAAGGGTCTCGCGAACCTGCACCTCGATATGCCCATCGGGAATGCGCTGTTAATTTCGCTCGCGGTTGGAATCGCGGCAGGGTTCGCCGCGAAAATTCTCGTCGGCAGGATGAACGAAGCGAACGCGGCGACGTTCACCGCGCGGATGCGCGCCACGGAAAAAGTGTTCGCCGTTCTG encodes:
- a CDS encoding TIGR00153 family protein, which produces MRNILAIFSRSPLGPLHEMMAEIEKVMEAVPGLLDAVARGDAAGTKEIAKGIMHDEHQIDLLKDEIRANLPKSLFLPFDRKDFLKLLHEIDGIPDDVEDLAALFTLREMAMPEGLEEAIRAVWTRAHETFGYCKEMIENLDDLIAAGFHGPKADEFIALIDKVNTCEWETDKRAFKATQALLALEGKESPIAIVMWMKIIGEMSDIADRCEGLSKTIRLMLAV
- a CDS encoding S8 family serine peptidase; its protein translation is MVSTAFAAAVFLVAASPSHDSTAGPQVFRLPSGISDADVVDRGLIVRFRDGARTASAIGPDRGISAVKTVSPGRKFPFGFTLVKVAPDKPLGEAYGELLSDPNVLDVWPDVVRRPSFVPNDPKYLNNRPAGAITPDRQYFYEIMNAEEAWDKTTGSESVVVAVIDTGVDTSHEDLVTQFWQNPGEIAANNTDDDGNGYKDDIIGYDFYFGDSDPKDDDEFSGFHGTSTAGLVGARGNNAVGVMGAAGGRGVAGERGVKLMILRVGTDFTIKLSAEIEAIAYAVDNGADVINMSFGGAPGGNTERDAVRAAWNAGLVLVAAGGNVGAGAAGGAIDWPAAIDECIAVGATTVFPSRYPEAGTPPIEETIADYSKQGPEVELCAPGTALVTTGKGGAYTQIGNNSFTGTSGASPLVAGLAALIKSLDPDVSNAEIRTLMQESAVDLGLAGRDEIYGFGRVDFAAALGGASEAVSGDANGDGVVNDADVDEVVRLFGARIGEARYAGRTDTNRDGVVDELDLFAIGSNYGITVG
- a CDS encoding inorganic phosphate transporter produces the protein MVETWIIVAAAVFGLYMAWSVGANDVANAMGTSVGSHALSYRNAIILAGIFDFLGAVLVGGHVTKTVSKNIISLDAIPDLDILVLGMLAALFGAAVWLHFASRLGLPVSTSHSIVGAILGFGVVAGGFGAVNWHKSLEIFASWIISPLLGALISFFLFWFLLRRVIATENPVRAIKRIAPYLVFLVGFILSLSIIYKGLANLHLDMPIGNALLISLAVGIAAGFAAKILVGRMNEANAATFTARMRATEKVFAVLQVMTACYVAFAHGANDVANAVGPVAAVVEIARKGSISETVPVSPWLLVLGGVGIVIGLATYGRHVIKTVGQGLLSLRPSRGFAAEFGCATTVLISSKLGLPVSTTHCIVGAIVGVGFARGIGALNMKAVKSIVMSWLWTIPFSAAVTIIAFLIARAIIY